GATGAAGAGGCGCACCAGATAGAACAGCCCGGCAAACCACACCACCACCCCGATGACGTGGAAGGTCTTGAACCAGAGGTAAGCCTCTGGCGGCAGGTGCAGCGCCATCGGGGTGGGGGAGCTTCGGGGTCAGAGCTTATTACAGCATGGCTTGCTGGGGTGCATGCCTCAACTGTCAGGTACTTGTCCACTCAGGGAGCGTTCCGTGCAGAGATCCACTCTTTTGCGGCTTGGCCGAGCGGGCCGGGAGCGCCTAATAGACTCAGGTACGGTCTCTGAGCCCATTGGATAGATTGTCACCATGCCACCTCTCGCCTTCAAGCCTGACTCCAGCTTCTTCGAGAAGATCGCCCTGGGAGCTGTTGGCAGCCGGCATGTGGCGCAAGATCTGGAGAGACTGGGTCACCAGATCGTTGAGCTCGAACGTGGCGCCATGGACACGAAGCTCTGGAAGGACGTAAAGCGCAAGCGAGTCCGCATTCCAGACCTTGTTTGCAAGCTTTGCGGACTTCGCGTCGAGAGCCGGGCGAAAACAAAGGCCGAACTGTCCATGTCCCATAGCTTTTCAGCCCATGAACGTGCCTGGGACTTCGGCATGGTGGACACTGACGTGGTCGCTTTTCCTGTCTGCACAAAGGATAAGGATCAAGAAAAGCAGTGGTGCATTGGTCGGCTCAACGATCAAAATTCTTATTGGCACGAGCGTAACCGGATCCAGTGGCAACCCCAAGGCAAGGTAAATTACATACGAGTCGGCCAGTTCAGAGACGTACCACATGACGAAGCGTCAACCAAGGGAGTGGCCGAAGCGTCGGAAACCAGTATATCGTGGAAGTCACGGTTTTCCCGGCGCAACGGCTTTGTTGAAGCCGTGAGCGGTCAAAAGATCACACTCACCAGAGCTGGCGATGGGCATCGTCACACCCAGACGATTCCCCCGAAAATAAAGATAGTAGTAGACCGTGGCGACCAAGTTGCGCTCAATCAGATTATCGCGTCGAGAGTCAGGCCAGAAACTGATAATCACTTGCGTTGCTCCCAGGAGTTGACAGACTGTCAACTTTTGCAACTTCTGTCTTCCCGCGAGCGGACTCAGCGTTTTACTGGGGTGAAGCTGGCCAGACTCCGGCTTAGGCGTAGCGACTCTCTAACCAATACTATTGCTAGTCTTGAAAGAGATCAGGAAGAAGACATGTACGTCCGGCTGGAAGCTGCGGCATACCTTGTTGCAATCTGTGATATGGGAGCACAAGATCTCTTTATGCCGTACTTGATGCATTCTGACGAGCAGATTCAGCTTGAAGCCGTCATTTCGTTGGGAGAAGCCGGTACCCAGG
The sequence above is drawn from the Bacteroidetes bacterium SB0662_bin_6 genome and encodes:
- a CDS encoding HEAT repeat domain-containing protein — its product is MPPLAFKPDSSFFEKIALGAVGSRHVAQDLERLGHQIVELERGAMDTKLWKDVKRKRVRIPDLVCKLCGLRVESRAKTKAELSMSHSFSAHERAWDFGMVDTDVVAFPVCTKDKDQEKQWCIGRLNDQNSYWHERNRIQWQPQGKVNYIRVGQFRDVPHDEASTKGVAEASETSISWKSRFSRRNGFVEAVSGQKITLTRAGDGHRHTQTIPPKIKIVVDRGDQVALNQIIASRVRPETDNHLRCSQELTDCQLLQLLSSRERTQRFTGVKLARLRLRRSDSLTNTIASLERDQEEDMYVRLEAAAYLVAICDMGAQDLFMPYLMHSDEQIQLEAVISLGEAGTQECVSLLSTILNDAERPYFTRSAAAWSLSRSNDSQSCQCLVQAFGDVNPNLREEALEGIVRLHSDAVPWLLSGLQEENPAIAAGCAEALRQHGALPADVIDALTGQLAGENPSKWAVWLAGHLPREYLAGAVADLQETAPELHYAITVLWSFAESWIARHWELQPGANFPPMGNAQ
- a CDS encoding TIGR00701 family protein, yielding MALHLPPEAYLWFKTFHVIGVVVWFAGLFYLVRLFI